Proteins encoded together in one Carya illinoinensis cultivar Pawnee chromosome 3, C.illinoinensisPawnee_v1, whole genome shotgun sequence window:
- the LOC122304038 gene encoding dnaJ homolog subfamily B member 4-like, protein MGVDYYKILQVDKNVTEEDLKKAYRKLAMKWHPDKNPNNKKEAEAKFKQIAEAYEVLSDPQKRAVYDQYGEEGLKGQVPPPNAGGPGGASFFSTGDGPTTFRFNPRSADDIFAEFFGSSSPFGGMGGRGGGMRGSSFSSGIFGDDIFASFGEGGGGSMNQGALRKAPSIEIRLPCSLEELYKGITKKMKISREIADISGKTMQVEEILTINVKPGWKKGTKITFPEKGNEQPNVIPADIVFIVDEKPHSVFTRDGNDLIVTENISLADALTGYTVQLTTPDGRNLTIQINNVINPDYEEVVPREGMPMQKDPTKRGNLRIKFNIKFPRRLTTEQKAGIKKLLGQ, encoded by the exons ATGGGTGTGGACTACTACAAGATTCTGCAGGTTGATAAGAATGTCACGGAGGAAGATTTGAAGAAGGCTTACAGGAAGCTTGCCATGAAGTGGCATCCTGATAAGAACCCCAACAACAAGAAAGAAGCTGAAGCCAAATTCAAACAAATTGCTGAAGCTTATGAG GTTCTCAGCGATCCACAAAAGAGAGCCGTATATGATCAGTATGGAGAAGAAGGCCTAAAGGGTCAGGTGCCACCGCCTAATGCTGGTGGCCCAGGCGGAGCTTCGTTCTTTTCGACCGGTGATGGGCCTACGACGTTTCGATTCAATCCTCGAAGCGCTGACGACATTTTCGCTGAGTTTTTCGGATCCTCCAGCCCGTTTGGAGGAATGGGAGGTCGCGGTGGAGGCATGAGAGGGTCGAGCTTCTCAAGTGGGATTTTCGGTGATGATATATTTGCATCTTTTGGGGAAGGAGGAGGAGGGTCTATGAATCAAGGTGCTCTTAGGAAAGCTCCTTCAATTGAGATCAGGTTACCATGTAGTCTTGAAGAGTTATATAAGGGGATtaccaagaagatgaagatctcTAGAGAAATTGCTGACATCAGTGG CAAGACCATGCAAGTGGAGGAGATCCTTACCATTAATGTGAAACCTGGTTGGAAGAAGGGCACAAAGATCACCTTCCCTGAAAAAGGGAATGAGCAGCCAAACGTTATCCCTGCAGATATTGTATTTATCGTTGATGAGAAGCCCCACAGTGTGTTTACTCGTGATGGAAACGACTTGATCGTCACCGAGAACATATCGTTGGCAGATGCCTTGACAGGTTATACTGTCCAGCTGACCACTCCCGATggtagaaacttaacaattCAAATCAATAATGTCATTAATCCAGATTATGAAGAGGTTGTACCTAGGGAAGGAATGCCAATGCAAAAAGACCCAACAAAAAGAGGCAACTTGCGAATTAAGTTCAACATCAAGTTCCCAAGAAGGCTTACCACGGAGCAGAAAGCTGGGATCAAGAAACTCTTGGGTCAATGA